A single window of Vigna unguiculata cultivar IT97K-499-35 chromosome 1, ASM411807v1, whole genome shotgun sequence DNA harbors:
- the LOC114175106 gene encoding tryptophan decarboxylase 2: MEESALRAMDAEQLREHAHKMVDFISDYYKTIQNFPVLSQVQPGYLGNLLPDSAPEYPDSLQNVLDDVKEKILPGVTHWQSPNYFAYFPSNSSIAGFLGEMLSAGLNIVGFSWITSPAATELESIVLDWLAKAFQLPEEFYSTGKGGGVIQGTASEAVLVVLLAARDKILRRLGRSALPKLVMYASDQTHSALRKACQIAGLNPELCKLLKADSSTNYALSPEVLSEAISNDIAGGLVPFFLCATVGTTSSTAIDPLPALGKIAKTNNLWFHVDAAYAGSACICPEYRHCFDGIEETDSFNMNAHKWFLTNFDCSVLWVKDRSFLIQSLSTNPEFLKNKASEGNTVIDYKDWQIPLGRRFRSLKLWMVLRLYGLEGLRSHVRNHIELAAYFEELVNQDTRFKVVAPRTFSLVCFRLLPPLNSEDHGNKLNSDLLDSVNSTGNIFISHTVLSGEYILRFAVGAPLTERRHVTTAWQIFQDKATALLESLQD, from the exons aTGGAAGAAAGTGCATTGAGGGCCATGGACGCTGAGCAACTGAGAGAGCACGCTCACAAGATGGTCGATTTCATTTCCGATTACTACAAAACCATTCAAAACTTCCCCGTTCTCAGCCAAGTCCAG CCAGGTTATCTGGGGAACCTTTTACCAGATTCTGCTCCCGAGTATCCTGACTCCTTGCAAAATGTTTTGGACG ATGTAAAGGAGAAAATACTACCAGGGGTGACGCATTGGCAAAGCCCGAATTATTTTGCGTATTTTCCTTCCAACAGTAGCATTGCTGGGTTTCTTGGAGAGATGCTCAGTGCGGGTCTTAACATTGTGGGTTTCAGCTGGATAACTTCTCCTGCTGCCACTGAACTTGAAAGCATTGTTCTTGACTGGCTGGCTAAGGCGTTTCAGTTGCCTGAAGAATTCTATTCTACCG GGAAAGGTGGTGGAGTTATACAGGGAACAGCAAGTGAAGCTGTACTAGTTGTCCTATTAGCAGCACGTGACAAGATCTTAAGAAGGCTTGGAAGGAGTGCCCTTCCTAAGCTTGTGATGTATGCATCTGATCAAACACACTCTGCTTTACGAAAAGCTTGCCAG ATAGCAGGACTTAATCCTGAGCTTTGCAAGTTGCTTAAAGCTGATTCTTCAACAAATTATGCACTCTCTCCTGAAGTTCTTTCTGAAGCAATTTCAAATGACATTGCTGGCGGTCTTGTACCCTTTTTCTTATGTGCTACT GTTGGCACCACTTCGTCAACAGCTATTGATCCACTGCCTGCATTGGGAAAAATTGCCAAG ACCAACAATCTTTGGTTTCACGTGGATGCTGCTTATGCTGGCAGTGCTTGTATATGTCCAGAGTACCGCCACTGCTTTGACGGTATTGAAGAAACAGACTCGTTTAACATGAATGCACATAAATGGTTCCTCACTAACTTTGACTGTTCAGTACTTTGGGTTAAG GACAGAAGTTTTCTGATTCAATCACTGTCTACAAATCCTGAATTTCTGAAAAACAAG GCCTCTGAAGGAAACACGGTCATAGATTACAAAGATTGGCAAATTCCTCTTGGGCGTCGCTTTAG ATCATTAAAATTGTGGATGGTGTTGCGACTTTATGGTTTGGAAGGTCTGCGAAGCCACGTAAGAAACCACATTGAGTTAGCTGCTTATTTTGAAGAGCTTGTTAATCAGGACACAAGATTCAAG GTGGTTGCACCTCGCACATTCTCCTTAGTTTGCTTTCGGCTATTGCCCCCTCTCAATTCTGAAGATCATGGTAATAAACTAAATAGTGATCTACTGGACTCAGTAAATTCAACAGGAAATATTTTCATATCACACACG GTTCTATCAGGTGAGTACATTCTACGTTTTGCAGTAGGAGCACCATTGACAGAAAGGAGGCATGTCACTACTGCGTGGCAGATTTTCCAAGATAAAGCCACTGCTCTACTCGAGAGTTTACAGGATTAA
- the LOC114195526 gene encoding pleiotropic drug resistance protein 1-like: MEGGGSLRIGSSSIWRNSDAEIFSNSFEQENDEEALKWAAIQKLPTVARLRKALLTSPDGEANEIDVQKLGLQEKRALLERLVRTAEEDNERFLLKLKSRIDRVGIDLPTIEVRFENLNIEAEARVGTRALPTFTNFMVNIVEGLMNSLHILPTMKQHLNILQNVSGKIKPGRMTLLLGPPSSGKTTLLLALAGKLDPKLKISGKVTYNGHGMNEFVPQRTAAYVNQNDLHIGEMTVRETLAFSARVQGVGPRYDLLAELSRREKEASIKPDPDIDAYMKAVASEGQKANMITDYVLRILGLEVCADTVVGNAMLRGISGGQRKRVTTGEMLVGPAKALFMDEISTGLDSSTTFQIVNSLKQYVHILKGTTVISLLQPAPETYNLFDDIILLSDSHIVYQGPREHVLEFFELMGFKCPERKGVADFLQEVTSRKDQEQYWAHKDQPYRFVTAKEFSETHKSFHVGRSLAQELATEFDKSKSHPAALTTKKYGVGKWELLKACLSREYLLMKRNSFVYTFKLFQLAALAIIAMTIFFRTEMHRDSVTHGGIYVGALFYGVVVTMFNGLAELSMVVSRLPVFYKQRDYLFFPSWVYALPAWILKFPLTFMEVGVWVFLTYYVIGFDPHVGRLFRQYLVLALVNQMASALFRLIAAVGREMTVALTLGSFTLAILFSMSGFVLSKDNIKKWWLWGFWISPMMYGQNAMVNNEFLGERWRHVLPNSTEPLGVEILKSRGFFTQSYWYWIGVGALIGYTLLFNLGYILALKYLNPFGKHQAVISDESQSNDQNGGSKKGTNVMKNTKHSFSQYSNKVRNGESTSGSTSPHTSSTRHEAVDAETNHNRKRGMVLPFEPHSITFDDVTYSVDMPVEMRNRGVVEDKLVLLKGVSGAFRPGVLTALMGVTGAGKTTLMDVLAGRKTGGYIGGNITISGYPKKQETFARISGYCEQNDIHSPHVTVYESLLYSAWLRLSPEINDETRKMFIEEVMELVELKPLRHALVGLPGVNGLSTEQRKRLTIAVELVANPSIIFMDEPTSGLDARAAAIVMRAVRNTVDTGRTVVCTIHQPSIDIFESFDELLLMKQGGQEIYVGPLGHHSSHLISYFEEIQGVSKIKDGYNPATWMLEVSTSAKEMELGIDFAQVYKSSELYRRNKGLIKELSTPAPGSKDLYFPSQYSTSFFTQCMACLWKQHWSYWRNPLYTAIRFLYSTTVAVVIGSMFWNLGSKIDLQQDLFNAMGSMYAAVLLIGIKNANAVQPVVAVERTVFYREKAAGMYSALPYAFAQVVIELPYVLAQAVVYGIIIYAMIGFEWTVTKVFWYLFFMYFTFLTFTYYGMMSVAVTPNQHISSIVSSAFYAVWNLFSGFIVPRPRIPVWWRWYSWINPVAWSLYGLVASQYGDIHKNMESSDGRTTVEGFVRSYFGFEHDFLGVVAAVMVAFPVVFALVFAISVKMFNFQRR; the protein is encoded by the exons ATGGAGGGTGGGGGTAGTTTAAGGATTGGAAGTTCATCCATTTGGAGGAACAGTGACGCAGAGATATTCTCAAACTCATTCGAACAGGAGAATGATGAAGAGGCTCTCAAATGGGCTGCTATTCAGAAGCTTCCCACGGTTGCACGTTTGAGGAAAGCTTTGCTCACCTCACCTGATGGGGAAGCCAATGAGATCGATGTACAGAAACTTGGGTTGCAAGAAAAGAGAGCTTTGCTTGAAAGACTCGTCAGAACTGCAGAAGAGGACAATGAGAGGTTTTTGCTCAAGCTCAAGAGCAGAATCGATAG AGTTGGAATTGATCTTCCTACCATAGAGGTTCGTTTTGAGAACTTGAACATCGAAGCAGAAGCTCGTGTAGGAACTAGAGCTTTGCCTACGTTCACTAACTTCATGGTTAATATAGTGGAG GGCCTGATGAACTCTCTTCATATACTTCCAACCATGAAACAACATTTAAACATTCTCCAGAATGTTAGTGGAAAAATAAAGCCTGGCAG AATGACATTGCTTTTAGGCCCTCCAAGTTCTGGGAAAACCACACTCCTGTTAGCCTTGGCTGGAAAACTTGATCCAAAACTGAAG ATCTCTGGAAAGGTAACTTATAATGGTCACGGGATGAATGAGTTTGTACCCCAAAGAACCGCTGCTTATGTGAATCAAAATGATCTTCACATCGGAGAGATGACAGTTAGAGAAACCTTGGCCTTCTCGGCAAGAGTCCAAGGAGTTGGACCTCGTTATG ACTTGCTAGCGGAATTGTCCAGAAGAGAAAAGGAGGCAAGCATCAAGCCTGATCCAGATATTGATGCCTACATGAag GCTGTAGCATCTGAAGGCCAGAAGGCAAATATGATAACAGACTACGTACTGAGg ATTTTGGGACTAGAGGTTTGTGCTGATACCGTTGTAGGAAATGCTATGTTAAGAGGTATCTCTGGTGGACAAAGGAAACGTGTTACAACAG GGGAGATGCTGGTTGGACCAGCTAAAGCACTTTTCATGGATGAAATATCCACTGGGTTGGATAGCTCAACAACTTTTCAAATTGTGAATTCACTGAAGCAATATGTTCACATTCTCAAAGGAACCACAGTCATCTCGCTGCTGCAGCCAGCACCAGAGACTTACAATCTATTTGATGACATTATTCTACTCTCTGATAGTCACATTGTGTATCAGGGTCCCCGTGAGCATGTCCTTGAATTTTTCGAATTAATGGGTTTTAAATGTCCTGAGAGGAAAGGGGTGGCAGACTTTTTGCAAGAG GTAACATCAAGGAAGGATCAGGAGCAGTACTGGGCACACAAAGATCAACCTTATAGATTTGTCACAGCCAAAGAGTTTTCAGAGACACATAAATCATTTCATGTTGGGAGAAGCCTTGCTCAAGAACTTGCTACTGAATTTGACAAGTCCAAGAGTCACCCAGCTGCCTTGACAACCAAAAAGTATGGAGTGGGAAAATGGGAGTTGCTAAAAGCTTGCTTGTCCAGAGAATATTTACTTATGAAACGCAATTCATTCGTTTACACCTTCAAGCTTTTCCAA CTCGCAGCATTGGCAATTATTGCCATGACCATTTTCTTCCGGACAGAGATGCACAGAGATTCAGTGACTCATGGAGGCATATATGTGGGTGCCTTGTTTTATGGCGTTGTTGTGACTATGTTCAATGGATTGGCTGAACTTTCCATGGTTGTTTCAAGGCTTCCTGTTTTCTACAAACAAAGGGATTATCTTTTTTTCCCTTCATGGGTGTATGCTCTTCCTGCATGGATCCTAAAATTCCCTTTGACTTTTATGGAAGTGGGTGTTTGGGTATTCCTTACCTACTATGTCATTGGTTTTGATCCACATGTTGGAAG ATTGTTTAGGCAATACCTTGTTCTTGCACTTGTAAATCAAATGGCTTCGGCACTGTTCAGATTAATTGCAGCAGTTGGGAGGGAAATGACAGTGGCTCTAACACTTGGGTCGTTTACACTGGCCATCCTTTTTTCTATGAGTGGTTTTGTCCTATCAAAAG acaacataaaaaaatggtGGCTATGGGGCTTCTggatatcacctatgatgtaTGGGCAAAATGCTATGGTAAATAATGAGTTTCTTGGGGAAAGATGGAGACAT GTTCTACCAAACTCTACTGAGCCTCTAggagttgaaattttgaaatctcGGGGATTCTTCACTCAGTCATATTGGTACTGGATAGGTGTTGGAGCTTTGATTGGATATACATTACTCTTCAACCTTGGCTACATCCTTGCCCTTAAATACTTAAATC CATTTGGGAAACATCAGGCTGTTATATCAGATGAATCTCAAAGCAATGACCAGAATGGTGGTAGTAAAAAGGGAACTAATGTGATGAAGAACACAAAACATAGCTTTTCTCAGTACTCAAATAAAG TGAGAAATGGTGAAAGTACAAGTGGAAGCACTTCTCCCCATACTTCATCTACTAGGCACGAAGCAGTTGATGCAGAGACAAATCATAACAGGAAAAGAGGAATGGTTCTTCCATTTGAACCTCATTCCATCACCTTTGATGATGTAACATATTCTGTCGACATGCCAGTG GAAATGAGGAACAGAGGTGTTGTTGAGGATAAATTGGTTCTTTTGAAGGGTGTCAGTGGAGCTTTCAGGCCAGGTGTTCTCACTGCTCTAATGGGTGTGACTGGTGCTGGAAAAACAACTCTGATGGATGTACTTGCTGGTAGAAAAACTGGGGGTTATATTGGCGGAAATATCACAATCTCTGGTTATCCAAAAAAGCAAGAAACATTTGCAAGGATTTCTGGATACTGTGAGCAAAATGATATCCACTCTCCTCATGTTACAGTCTATGAATCCCTGCTTTATTCAGCATGGCTTCGGTTGTCCCCAGAAATCAATGATGAAACAAGGAAG ATGTTCATTGAGGAAGTTATGGAACTTGTGGAACTGAAGCCACTGAGGCACGCATTAGTTGGATTACCTGGTGTTAATGGTCTCTCAACTGAGCAACGGAAGAGGTTGACTATTGCAGTTGAACTTGTCGCAAATCCTTCCATAATATTCATGGATGAGCCAACTTCTGGGCTAGATGCAAGAGCTGCTGCAATTGTCATGAGAGCAGTTAGGAACACAGTAGACACAGGAAGAACAGTTGTCTGCACCATCCATCAGCCAAGCATAGATATATTTGAATCTTTTGATGAG CTTTTGCTAATGAAGCAAGGAGGGCAAGAAATATATGTGGGGCCACTTGGACATCATTCTTCCCATTTAATTAGTTACTTTGAG GAAATCCAAGGTGTCAGTAAGATTAAAGATGGCTATAATCCAGCAACATGGATGTTGGAAGTCTCAACTTCAGCAAAAGAAATGGAATTGGGGATCGATTTTGCACAGGTGTACAAAAGTTCAGAGCTATACAG GAGAAACAAAGGACTTATTAAAGAATTGAGTACTCCAGCTCCTGGTTCCAAAGACCTTTATTTTCCTTCACAGTACTCAACTTCATTCTTCACTCAATGCATGGCTTGCTTATGGAAACAACATTGGTCTTACTGGCGCAATCCTCTATACACTGCCATTAGATTTCTTTACTCCACCACTGTAGCTGTTGTGATCGGTAGCATGTTTTGGAACCTTGGCTCCAAAAT TGACCTACAACAAGATCTTTTTAATGCCATGGGCTCCATGTATGCTGCTGTTCTTCTTATTGGCATTAAGAATGCTAATGCAGTGCAGCCAGTGGTTGCTGTTGAAAGAACTGTCTTCTACAGGGAAAAAGCAGCTGGAATGTATTCAGCTTTGCCATATGCTTTTGCTCAG GTTGTAATTGAGCTTCCATATGTTCTAGCACAAGCTGTGGTATATGGCATCATAATCTATGCCATGATTGGTTTTGAATGGACTGTGACTAAAGTTTTCTGGTACCTATTCTTCATGTACTTCACCTTCCTAACCTTCACCTACTATGGCATGATGTCAGTGGCAGTGACCCCAAACCAACACATTTCTTCTATAGTTTCCTCTGCATTCTATGCAGTGTGGAATCTCTTCTCAGGATTCATAGTCCCAAGACCA AGAATCCCagtgtggtggagatggtacaGTTGGATTAACCCTGTAGCATGGAGTTTGTATGGATTGGTGGCTTCACAATATGGAGATATACACAAAAACATGGAATCTAGTGACGGAAGAACAACAGTAGAAGGGTTTGTAAGAAGCTACTTCGGTTTTGAGCATGATTTTCTTGGAGTGGTTGCAGCTGTGATGGTTGCATTCCCAGTGGTTTTTGCATTGGTCTTTGCTATATCAGTGAAGATGTTCAATTTCCAACGGCGTTAA
- the LOC114194064 gene encoding pleiotropic drug resistance protein 1-like produces the protein MESGGSFRNGSASIWRESGEDMFSNSFHREDDEEALKWAAIQKLPTFSRMRKALLTSSEGGVNEIDVHKLGLQERRVLLQRLLRTAEEDNEKFLLKLRERIDRVGIDLPAIEVRFQNLNVEAEARVGNRALPTFTNFMVNIVEGLLNSLCILRSSKQHIRILQDVSGIIKPGRMTLLLGPPSSGKTTLLLALAARLDPKLKVSGKVTYNGHGVDEFVPQRTAAYVNQNDLHIAELTVRETLAFSARVQGVGTRYDLLAELSRREKQENIMPDSDIDVYMKAVATEGQKANLITDYILRILGLEICADTVVGNAMLRGISGGQKKRLTTGEMLVGPAKALFMDEISTGLDSSTTFQIVNSLKQSVHILKGTTVISLLQPAPETYNLFDDIILLSDSHIVYQGPREYVLEFFESLGFQCPERKGVADFLQEVTSRKDQEQYWAHKDQPYRFVTAKEFSEAHKSFHVGRSLAQELSTEFDKSKSHPAALTTKKYGVGKWELLKACLSREYLLIKRNSFVYIFRLSQLAVMAFITMTIFLRTEMHRDSVTDGGIYVGALFYCLVVVMFNGFAELSMVAMKLPIFYKQRDNLFFPSWAYALPAWILKIPMTFVEVAVWIFLTYYVIGFDPNIGRFFRHYLVLLLVNQMASALFRFIAGVGRELKAALTLGSFILTILFAMSGFILSKDNIKKWWLWGFWISPMMYGQNALVNNEFLTERWGHVLPNSTEPLGIEVLKSRGFFVQSYWFWIGVAVLIGYTLLFNFGYILALTYFSTPGKQHAFISEEPENNEQNGGTGNKGTNVMRYIKYNFTEHSIKVREGESICGNSPSHTLPTSNRGMVLPFEPHSITFDEVTYAVDMPQEMRNQGIVENKLVLLKGVTGSFRPGVLTALMGVTGAGKTTLMDVLAGRKTGGYVGGNITISGYQKKQETFARISGYCEQNDIHSPHVTVYESLVYSAWLRLSPDINAQTRKMFIEEVMELVELKPLRHAIVGLPGVDGLSIEQRKRLTIAVELVANPSIIFMDEPTSGLDARAAAIVMRTVRNTVDTGRTVVCTIHQPSIDIFESFDELLLMKQGGQEIYAGPLGHRSSNLISYFEEIQGISKIKDGYNPATWMMEVTSSAKELELGIDFADVYKNSELYRRTKALVKELSTPAPGSKDLYFPSQYSTSFFTQCMACLWKQHWSYWRNSQYTALRFLYTAIVAVLLGSMFWNLGSKIEKQQDLFNSMGSMYAAVLLLGVKNSNSVQPVVGVERTVFYRERAAGMYSAFPYAFAQVVIEVPYVLGQAAVYSLIIYAMIGYEWSVPKFLWCLFFMYFSFLYFTYYGMMAVAVTPNQHVSTIISAGFYSVWNIFSGFIIPRPRIPVWWRWYSWANPISWSLYGLVASQYGDIKQTIESSDGTTTVEGFVRTYFGFKHDFLGVVAVVIVAFTLVFALVFAVSVKIFNFQRR, from the exons TGTGGAG GGTCTGTTGAACTCTCTTTGTATTCTACGAAGTAGCAAGCAACATATACGTATTCTCCAGGATGTTAGTGGAATAATAAAGCCTGGCAG AATGACATTACTTTTGGGCCCTCCAAGTTCCGGAAAAACCACACTGTTGTTGGCCCTGGCAGCAAGACTTGATCCAAAATTAAAG GTTTCTGGAAAGGTGACTTATAATGGTCATGGGGTGGATGAGTTTGTGCCCCAAAGAACTGCAGCATATGTCAATCAAAATGATCTGCACATTGCAGAATTGACGGTCAGAGAAACCTTGGCCTTCTCAGCAAGAGTCCAAGGAGTTGGAACTCGTTATG ATTTGCTTGCAGAATTGTCCAGAAGAGAAAAACAGGAAAATATCATGCCTGATTCAGATATTGATGTCTACATGAAG GCTGTAGCAACTGAAGGCCAGAAGGCAAATTTGATAACAGATTACATCCTAAGG ATTTTAGGGCTGGAGATCTGTGCTGATACCGTTGTAGGAAATGCAATGTTAAGGGGGATCTCTGGTGGACAAAAGAAACGCCTTACAACag GAGAGATGCTGGTTGGACCAGCTAAAGCTTTATTCATGGATGAAATATCTACTGGTTTGGATAGCTCAACAACCTTCCAAATTGTGAACTCACTCAAGCAATCTGTTCACATTCTCAAAGGAACCACAGTCATCTCACTCCTGCAGCCAGCCCCAGAGACTTACAATCTTTTTGATGACATTATTCTACTCTCTGATAGTCATATAGTGTACCAGGGTCCACGTGAATATGTGCTTGAATTTTTCGAATCATTGGGTTTTCAATGTCCTGAGAGGAAAGGTGTGGCAGACTTTTTGCAAGAA GTAACATCAAGGAAAGACCAAGAACAGTACTGGGCACACAAAGATCAACCTTATAGATTTGTCACAGCCAAAGAGTTCTCAGAGGCACATAAATCATTTCATGTTGGGAGAAGCCTTGCTCAAGAACTCTCTACTGAATTTGACAAGTCCAAGAGTCACCCAGCTGCTTTGACAACCAAAAAATATGGAGTGGGAAAATGGGAGTTGCTAAAAGCTTGCTTATCCAGAGAATATTTACTTATAAAACGAAATTCATTCGTTTACATCTTCAGGCTGAGCCAA CTTGCTGTAATGGCATTTATTACCATGACCATCTTCCTACGGACTGAGATGCACAGAGACTCGGTGACTGATGGGGGGATATATGTGGGTGCATTGTTCTATTGCCTGGTTGTGGTTATGTTCAATGGATTTGCTGAACTTTCAATGGTCGCTATGAAGCTTCCTATTTTCTACAAGCAAAGGGATAATCTGTTTTTTCCTTCATGGGCTTATGCTCTTCCTGCATGGATCCTAAAAATCCCTATGACTTTTGTGGAAGTTGCTGTTTGGATATTCCTAACATACTATGTCATTGGATTTGATCCAAATATTGGAAG ATTTTTTAGACATTACCTTGTTCTTTTACTAGTGAACCAGATGGCTTCCGCACTATTCCGATTTATTGCAGGAGTTGGAAGGGAATTGAAAGCAGCTTTAACTCTTGGGTCATTTATACTAACTATCCTTTTTGCTATGAGTGGTTTTATCTTATCAAAAG acaacataaaaaaatggtGGCTATGGGGCTTCTggatatcacctatgatgtaTGGACAGAATGCTTTGGTAAATAATGAGTTCCTTACAGAGAGATGGGGACAT GTTCTACCAAACTCTACGGAGCCTCTTGGAATCGAAGTTTTGAAATCACGGGGATTCTTCGTTCAATCATATTGGTTTTGGATAGGCGTTGCGGTTTTGATTGGATATACATTACTTTTCAACTTTGGCTACATCCTTGCGCTTACGTATTTCAGCA CACCTGGGAAGCAACATGCTTTTATATCAGAAGAACCTGAAAACAATGAACAAAATGGTGGTACTGGTAATAAAGGAACTAATGTGATGAGatacataaaatataactttaccGAGCACTCAATTAAAG TGAGAGAGGGCGAAAGTATATGTGGAAATTCACCTTCCCATACTTTACCCACTAGCAATAGAGGAATGGTTCTTCCTTTTGAACCACATTCTATTACCTTTGATGAAGTAACATATGCTGTGGACATGCCACAG GAAATGAGAAACCAAGGAATTGTTGAGAATAAATTGGTTCTTTTGAAGGGTGTCACGGGATCCTTCAGGCCAGGTGTTCTCACTGCTCTGATGGGTGTCACTGGAGCAGGAAAAACAACTCTGATGGATGTACTTGCTGGTAGAAAAACTGGAGGATATGTTGGAGGGAACATCACAATCTCTGGGTATCAGAAGAAGCAAGAAACATTTGCAAGAATTTCAGGATACTGCGAGCAAAATGACATCCACTCTCCTCATGTTACTGTGTATGAATCCTTGGTTTATTCAGCTTGGCTCCGATTGTCTCCGGACATCAATGCTCAAACAAGAAAG ATGTTCATTGAGGAAGTCATGGAACTTGTTGAATTGAAACCATTAAGGCACGCAATAGTCGGATTGCCAGGTGTTGATGGTCTCTCAATAGAGCAACGTAAAAGGTTGACAATTGCAGTTGAACTTGTGGCAAATCCTTCCATCATATTCATGGATGAGCCAACTTCTGGGCTAGATGCAAGAGCAGCTGCTATTGTAATGAGAACGGTTAGAAACACTGTAGACACTGGAAGAACAGTTGTTTGTACCATTCATCAGCCTAGCATAGACATATTTGAATCATTTGATGAG CTTTTGTTGATGAAGCAAGGGGGGCAAGAGATATATGCGGGGCCACTTGGACATCGTTCTTCCAATTTAATTAGTTACTTTGAG GAAATCCAAGGTATCAGTAAGATTAAAGATGGCTATAATCCAGCAACATGGATGATGGAAGTCACAAGTTCAGCAAAAGAATTGGAATTGGGGATTGATTTTGCGGATGTATACAAAAATTCAGAGTTATACAG GAGAACCAAAGCACTTGTTAAAGAATTGAGTACTCCAGCTCCTGGTTCCAAAGACCTTTATTTTCCTTCACAGTACTCAACTTCCTTCTTCACCCAATGCATGGCTTGCTTGTGGAAACAACATTGGTCTTACTGGCGCAATTCTCAATACACTGCCCTAAGATTTCTATACACAGCTATTGTAGCTGTTTTGCTTGGGAGCATGTTTTGGAACCTTGGCTCCAAAAT TGAAAAGCAACAAGATCTTTTCAATTCAATGGGGTCCATGTATGCTGCTGTTCTCCTTCTTGGTGTTAAGAATTCAAATTCAGTGCAGCCAGTAGTTGGTGTTGAGAGGACAGTGTTTTATAGGGAAAGAGCAGCTGGAATGTATTCAGCTTTTCCATATGCTTTTGCTCAG GTTGTGATTGAGGTCCCATATGTACTTGGACAGGCTGCAGTATATAGCCTTATAATTTATGCAATGATTGGTTATGAGTGGAGTGTGCCTAAATTTTTGTGGTGTCTATTCTTCATGTACTTTTCTTTCCTCTACTTCACCTACTATGGAATGATGGCAGTGGCAGTCACCCCAAACCAACACGTCTCCACTATAATTTCTGCTGGCTTTTATTCAGTGTGGAATATCTTCTCAGGATTCATAATTCCACGCCCA AGGATCCCAGTATGGTGGAGGTGGTACAGTTGGGCAAATCCAATTTCTTGGAGTTTGTATGGATTGGTGGCTTCACAATATGGAGATATAAAGCAAACCATTGAATCCAGTGACGGAACAACAACAGTGGAAGGGTTTGTGAGAACTTACTTTGGTTTCAAGCATGATTTTCTTGGAGTGGTTGCAGTTGTGATAGTTGCATTCACACTAGTTTTTGCATTGGTCTTTGCTGTATCAGTGAAGATCTTTAACTTCCAGCGACGTTAA